In the Myxococcota bacterium genome, CGAGCCCAGCTTCGAGTACGGGGGCGCGAGCGACACGCTCAGCTACTTCGTGACCGGCAACTATCTCTACAACAACCTCGGCGTCGAGTCTCCCACGGGCACGATCAATCCCATTCACGACCGCTCGAATCAAGCGAAGGGCTTCGCCTACCTCTCGGGACTGCTCGATCCGACCACGCGCGTGAGTCTCATCACGGGCAACTTCGTCGGCAAGTTCGACATCCCGAACAACCCCGGCCAGATCCCCGGCTTCACCCTCAACGGCGTGCCTACCTTCTCTTCGCGCGACCTCGATGAGAATCAGTCTGAATGGAACCACTACGGAATCCTCTCGCTGCAGAAGTCGACGGAGTCGGTCGACTATCAGCTGTCGGCGTTCACGCGCTTCAGCCAGACGCTCTTCCGACCCGACCTCGCGGGTGATCTGATCTTCAACGGAGTCGCGAGCCGGGACCTCCGAAACAGCTGGGCGAACGGCCTGCAGGGCGATGCCAGCTACAGGCTCAATGACTCGCACACAGTTCGCTTCGGCCTTCTCTTTCAGGAAGAGAAGATCACCAGCGACAACGACGTGACCGTGTTCCCGGTCGATGCGGGCGGCGCACAGACCAGCGACGTCCCCTTCACGATCACCGACAACAGCAACAAGCTCGGATACCAGTATGGCGCGTACTTGCAGGACGAGTGGCGACTCACGAAAGAGCTCACCTTCAACTACGGTCTGCGCTACGACCGCGTAGCGGCGTTCGTCCGGGGCGGGCAGGTGAGCCCGCGCATCAACATGGTCTACGCCACGCCGGAGGGGACGACGCTCCACGTCGGCTGGTCGCGCTACTTCACGCCGCCGCCACTGGAGCTCGTCGCGCCGACGTCGGTTGCGGCGTTCAATGGAACGACGAACGAGTCGGCGATCCAGGCCGACTCACCCGTGAAGCCCGAGCGGACGGACTACTTCGACGCAGGGATCACGCAGGTGATCTTCCCCGGATTTCAGGTGGGGGTCGACGGGTACTACAAGAACGTCCGGAACCTGATCGACGAGGGACAGTTTGGCGCCGCGCTGATCCTCTCGCCCTTCAACTACAAGCGGGGCTACGTTTATGGCACCGAGCTCACGGCCTCGTACCAGATCGAGAACTTCACGGCGTTCGCCAACGTGGCCTACTCGGTGGCGCGCGCGAAACAGGTGGTGTCGAGCGAGTTCGAGTTCGACCCGGACGAGCTGAACTTTATCGCCCAGCACTTCGTCTATCTGGACCACGACCAGCGCTACACCACGTCGTTCGGGGTTTCATATCTGTGGAGAGATACCCGGTTCACGGTGGATTGCCTGACGAGCAGTGGTCTGCGTCGCGGCTTCGCGAACACGGAGAAGCTTCCCGCCTACGAGCCCGTGAACATCGGCATCTCGCACGTCTTTCGCGTCGGCTCATTCGGCACTCTCACCGTGCGTGGCGACATCATCAACCTGTTCGACGAAGGCTACGAGATCCGCGACGGCAGCGGGATCGGGGTCGGCGCGCCGCAGTTCGGACAACGCCGCTCGTATTACGCCGGTATCTCGAAGAGTTTCTGAGATGACATCGAACCTGACGGAGACACTGGCTGCGCTGCGCATCGGGGGCGCCGTCATCTACCCGCTCCTGGCGCTGGCGGTGCTCGCCGGGGTGATCGCGCTCGACAAGTGCTGGGTGTACCTGCGCTGGACGCGTCTGCCGGCGCAGATCACCGATACCCTCGAAGAGTTCGGCTTCGACTGGAGCGGGCTCGAGAAGCAGCTCGCGAACGTCGATGGCCGGAACTACCTGGCGCGCTTCCTGGGTGTGATCGCGGAGAACCGTGAGCACCCCGCATGGTGGGTCGAGTCACGCGCCGCCGACGAGGCCAGCATGATCGAGCGCGCGCTCGCGCGCGGTCTCTGGGTGCTGGAGACGATCGTGACTGCTGCGCCGCTGCTCGGGCTGCTCGGCACCATCACCGGCATGATCCGCTCCTTCCACCTGTTCGGAGACCAGAGCCTGGTGGACCCGCGTGGCGTGACCGGCGGAGTCGCCGAAGCGCTGATCGCGACGGCGGTAGGGCTCTTGATCGCGCTCGCCGCCCTCTTCGCGTTCAATCTGCTGTCGAACTGGCAGACGGCCTTCATGGACCAGATGGAGCGGCTCGGTACGCGGCTGGTCGACCACATCCGGCTCGACGAGGAGAAGTCCGATGCGGCTCCGTAGACAGCGGCGCGCACGGCGCGGGCGCATCGAGATCATCCCGATGATCGACGTGATGTTCTTCTTGCTCGCCACGTTCATGCTCGCCTCGCTCGCGCTGCAGAACCTGCACTCCCTGCGCGTCGACCTGCCGCAGGGTAGAGCGGATCCGCTGCAGGCGCACTCGCCACTCACCCTGGGCGTGACGCGCGACGGGACGATCTACGTGAACGAGGTCGCGCTCACGCTGGACGATCTTGCTCCGGCGCTGCGGGCGATGCTCCACGGCGCCGATGACATCGTGGTCTCGGCCGACGCGGCCGCACCGGAGGGAGTCGTCGTGCAGGCGATGCTACGCGCGCGCGACGCTGGCGCGCAACACTTTCTGATCGCGGTCAGACGCGACTGACACCGAACGGTGTTGGACGATGGATAGCTCCTGGCAGCGACTGCCGTTCACGCTCCCGGGCGCGATCGTCCTCACCTCGACCTTGATGCTCGGCTTCCTGCGCCTCATGTCTCTCGGGGCGGCGGTGACCGCGCCGCCCGCGCCGCTGGACGCCCGCTTCGTCGAGATCGGACCTCCGGAAGCCTCGGCGGCCGCGGCAGCACCTGCCGCCCCACCCGACGTCGCACCGCGCAGGAAGGTGCCTGCCGAGTCGAGGCCGCGGCCGAAGCCCGAGGCTGCGCAGCGGCCGGCGCCAGCCTCTGCAGCGCCGGAGACGGCGGGGCCAGCGGCCGCCGAATCGGGCGCCGAGACCTCGGCGAGTGCCGCTCGCAGCCAGCCGAGCGAGGCGCACGGCGGCGCTCCCGGGGGGAGCATGAGCGCACGCGCACTCTACAAGCCGCTGCCCGAGATTCCCGAACGGCTGCGACGCCATGACGTGGAGCTCGTCGCGGTCGCACGCTTCCTGGTCGCGGCGGATGGCACCGCGCAGGTGGAGCTGATCGAGCCCACCAGCGAGCCGAGTCTGAATCAGAGCTTGTTGGTCACGCTTCGCACCTGGCGCTTCTTTCCAGCGCTCGAGCAGGGCCGGCCCGTCGCGTCCACGATCGATCTCCGGATCCCGATCTCGGTGCGCTGACCGCAAAGACCCAGGCGTGAGTCATGAGTAGCTTGTTAGCTGCGCCGGGTCACTGCACGCGACTACACAATTGTGTGACGGACCACGGCGCGGACCCGAAGCGCGTTGACACCGATGGGGGCCTCCGATAGTTTGCGCGGCGATGGGGACTCTCGCTCGCGAGGCGCTTCGCCGGGCAACGCTGCTCGGCTTGCTCGCGCTCGCGTCCGCGACGGTGTTGCCGTCCGTGCACGCGATCGTCGGCGGCTGCGCTCACGCCGTGTCGGCTTGCGACGCCTCCGACCATCAGGAGAGCGCGAGAGATGGCGCTGCTGGCTCGACGAGTCATAGGAGTCACTGCGGCATCTGTGGCGCGTTCGCACACGGCAAGGGCCGGAGCCTCGCATTGGGTCCCGCCCCGTCGGTGGCCTCGCCGCTGCTAGGCATCCCGGGCGCGCCTTTCGTTCCGGTCGTGGTCCTCTCCAGCAGCGACCGCGATGTGGCAGGTGCGCGCGCGCCGCCCGCTTCCCGTCGATCTGCCTGAAAGAAGTCGTCAGTCACTCTGAGGCTTTCTCTTTTTTTCGGAGGATGCGATGGGACCCGCACGTTCGGTGTCTCGCGCGGCGGTGGCGCTGGCCGCACTCGCCGCTCTCTCGTCGCCGGGCCTGGCTCGCGCCGAGACCGACTCACAACAGATTGCCGCCCTGAAGCAGGAGCTCGCCGCCACCAAAGGCGAGCTGTCTCGCACCCAGTCCGCGCTCGAGGCGCTCGAGCGCAAGGTCGACGCGCTGGGCGCCGCGCCGGCAGCCGCTGCGCCGGCGCCAGTCACTCCGAGCGACACCGCGCGGCTCGCGCCGGTGAACGCGGACAACCCGGCGATCAGCTTCGTGATCGACGCCCAGGCCGGTACCAACACGCAGGGAAATGACGGCGTCGGCTTCCTGCTGGGCACGGGCGAGCTGTTCATCTCGGCGCCGATCGACCCGTTCCTGCGCGGCTACGCCAGCATCAACGGCACGACCGACGAGGGCTTCGACATCGAGGAGGCGGCGCTGGTCACGACGGCTCTGCCGGGGAACCTCACCGTGAAGGGCGGGCGTTTCTTCGCCGACTTCGGGCGCTTTCCGCACTGGCACGACGAGGCGCTGCCCTTCGTCAAGCGGCCCGACTCGATCGAGCGCTTCATCGGCGGCGAATCGAAGTCCGAAGGCGCCGAAGTTTCCTGGCTGGCGCCCATGGACCAGTATCTCAACGTCAGCGTCGGGGTCTACAACTCCGTCGGCGCCGAGCGCTTCGAGGATCCGGCCATGTTCGGCGAGGACAAGGGCCAGCGATCGTTCAGCGAGCTGACCTACCTGGTGCATCCGACGACCTACTTCGACCTCACCGACACGCTGAATCTGGAGCTGGGCGGGACTTACCTCAGCGTGCCGACCGGTGCGAAGCGCGGCCTCTACGGCCTCGACGCGACGCTCCGGCACCAGCCGGGCACGAGCGAGTTCTACCAGGGGACCGACGTCGGCGTGGAGTGGCTGTGGAGCACCGAGCGCTTCGTGAACGCCGAGCTCGAAGACGGTGGGACCGTCTCGGGCCGCTTCCGGCGCGACGGCGGCTACGCGTACTTCGAGAGCTTCTTCGGCCGGCGCTTCTCGGTCGGTGGGCTCTTCGACTACGCCGAGAACCTGTTCGGGCCCAAAGACCTGCAGCGCACTTACTCGGCCTTCATCACCTGGAAGCCGTCCGAGTTCCAGCGGCTGCGGCTGCAGTGGGACGACGTGGGCATCGACGGTCCGGACAACCAGCGCTTCACGCTGCAGTGGACCGCCTTCATCGGGAGTCACAGCCATGGTTTCTCGCAGCGTTAGCGCCGCCCTCGCGGCGGCAGTCACTTGGAGTCTCGCGCTCGGCGCGGCAGGGGCGCTGCGCGTGGTCGCGTCGCTGCCCGACGTGGCCGACATGACGCGTCAGATCGGCGGCGACCGGGTCGACGTGACCACCATCGCCGAGGGCGGCCAGGACCCGCACAAGGTCCCGGTCAAGCCCTCGTTCGTGACCAAGCTGAACCGCGCCGACGCGCTGGTCGTGCAGGGGCTCGGGCTCGAGCACGCGTATCTCCCCGCGCTGATCGAGGCTTCGCGCAACCCGAAGATCGCGCCCGGCGCGGCCGCGTACATCGACGCGTCGCTCTACGTGCAGCCGCTCGAGGTGCCGGAGAGTCAGAACCGCGCGCAGGGCGAGCTCCACCCCTTGGGCAACCCGCACTTCAACCTGGACCCCGGCGAGGGCAAGCAGATGGCGCGCGCGATCGCCGAGGGACTCACGCGCGTCGACCCGGACGGCGCGGCAGCCTACGCGGCCGGCCTCGCGCGCTACGAGAAGACGCTCGACGACAAGATCGCCGAATGGAACCAGCTGGCGGCGCCGCTGCGCGGGCTGAAGGTCGTTTCCTATCACCCCGACCTCGTGTATCTCGCGCGGCGCTACGGACTGGAGCTGGTGGGCACGATCGAGACCAGGCCCGGCGTGCCCGCCACGCCGGGTCACATCGCGGAGCTGGTGGCCTCCATGAAGCAGAAGAAGGTGGAGCTGGTGGTGCGCGAGGTGGCCTACGAGCTGCCGCTCGCCCAGGAGGTGGCCGAGCAGGCGGGCGCGAAGGTGGTCACGCTGTCCACGCTCACCGGCGGCCTGCCCGGCTCGGGTCCGACCTACATCGACTTCGTCGACGCCAACCTGCGCGCGCTGGTCGCCGCCGCGAAGCAGCAGGCCGGGAGTCACTGAGTGGAGGAGGAGCTGATCCGCGTGGAGCGCGCGACGCTGGGCTATCCCGGGCGCGTGGTGCTGCGCGACGTGTCGCTCGCGCTCCGCCCCGGCGAGTTCGTGGCGGTGCTGGGCGCCAACGGCTCGGGCAAGACCACGCTCTTGCGCAGCCTGCTCGGCTTCCTGCCGCCGCTGCTCGGCCGCGTGGAGCGCGCGGCCGGGCTGCGCGTGGGCTACGTGCCCCAGCGCGAGACACTCGACGACCTGTACCCGCTCACCGCGGGCGACGTGGCGCTCATGGGCACCTACGCCGACGTGCCGTTCTGGCGCCTGCTCGGCGCAGGCGAGCGGGAGCGCGCGCGGCGGGCGCTCGCGGCTTGCGGGGCGACCGGCTTCGAGCGGCTGCGCTACTCGGAGCTCTCGGGCGGCCAGCGCCAGCGCGTGCTGATCTCGCGCGCCCTGGCGACCGAGCCGCAGCTGCTCTTGCTCGACGAGCCGACCGCGGGCGTGGACCACGAGACCGAGCAGGCGATCGTGCGCGTGCTGGCCGCCCTGCGCAGCGAGCGCTCGCTGGCGGTCTGGATCGTGACTCACCATGCCGAGGCGGTGCTCGGCGCGGTCGACCGCGTGATCCAACTCGGCGCCGGCACCGCGGCGGAGGTGCGTGCGCAATGAGCGAGCTGTTCTCACCGGACTTCCTGTTCCGCAACGCCGTGTACGGGGGCTGGATCGTGTGCGTCCTGTGCGCGCTGCTCGGGGTGTACGTGGCGCTGCGGCGCATGGTGCTCCTGGGCCTGGCGCTGCCGCAGGCCGGCGCGGCCGGCATCGCGTTTGTGTTTCTCGTGACCCACCACGTGCACGGCGACGCCGGCGGTGCGCACGGGGTCGCGCTCGCGGGCTCGCTGGCCGCGACCTTCGCGGCGCTCGGACTCCTGGTCGCAGGCGCGCGCGGCTCGCGCACGCCGGTGGAGTGGCGCATCGGCGCGGTGCTCGCGGTGGCCTCGGCGCTGACCCTGTTCTGTGTCTCGCTGAATCCGAGCGGCGACCTCGAGATGACGAGCCTGCTGCGCGGCGAGCTGCTCGCCATCTCGGACCGCGACCTGGCGGTGCTGGCAGTCACCGCCGGGCTCGTGCTGGTCGGCTTCGTGCTGTTCCGCCGCGACCTCCTGCTGGTCTCGTTCGACCGCGAGTTCGCGCGCACGGTCGGCAAGAGCCCGACCCGCTGGGACGCGTTGCTCTACGCGCTGCTCGGCGTGGGCATCTCGGTCGGCGTGATGACGGCCGGGCCGATGGTGGTGTTCGGGTTCCTGGTGCTGCCGGCGCTCGCCGCGCTGCGCGTCACGAGTCGCCTGGCGGCGACCTTCGCGCTCGCGGCCGCGATCGGCAGCGTGTGCGCGCTCGGCGGCTTCGAGATCTCGTATCGCGCGGACCTGCCCGCAGGCCCGGTGTACGTGCTGCTCGCGGCGGCGATCTGGCTGGCGATCAGTGGCGTGGCGCGGCTGCGGCGGCGGCGCGCCGTGGCGAGAGCGCTCGGGCTGCTGCTCGCGGCGCTGCTCCTGCCGGGCTGCGCGACGACCCGCGGAACGGTGCTTCCGCCGCTCGAAGGCCGCTCGGTGGCCGTGCTGCCGTTCCGCAACGAGACCGGCGCGAGCCTGCGCCTGGCCTCGCCCAACCCGCTCCAGGAGGTGACTCGCGCGCTGGGCCGCGCCTCGGCCGATCCGCCCGCGACCGTGCTCGACGTGCTCGAGGCCAGCGCCGTGCGCGAGCTCGCGCAGCGCGGCTACCGGGTCGCGCCGAGTGACTTCCCGCCCGTGAATCTCGTCGGCACGCTCTACGTCTTCGACCGCCCCGCAGACGAGCCGCTGCGCGTCCGGCTCGAGCTCGAGCTCGTCGACCCGGCCGACGGCTCGGTGCTGTGGCGCGGCGGCGCACGCCGCCCGGTGCCCGTGCCGGCCGCGCAGACGCTGGCCGAGGTCGCGCAAGATGCCGCGCCCAGCATCTTTGCCGAGGCCTTCGCGGCGCACTGACTCGCGCTTGCCGCGCCTCGGGCCCCGTGGCACGTTCGGGCGCGCATGGACCTGCAGCGCCCGAACGCGGAGCTCCTGCTGCGCGCCTACGCGCGCGGCATCTTTCCCATGGCCGACCCCGGCACGGGCAGCATCGACTGGTACAGCCCCGACCCGCGCGCCGTGATTCCGCTCGACGCCTTCCACGTGCCCAGGAGCGTGCAGCGCGTGGCGCGCTCGGGTGCGTTCGAGATCCGGAGTGACTCGGAGTTCGAGGCGGTGATCCGCGCCTGCGCCGAGCCCCGCCCGGGCCGCAAGCAGACCTGGCTGAACGAGCGCCTGATCCGGCCCTACGTCGAGCTGCACCGCAACGGTTTCGCCCACAGCGTGGAGGCCTGGCGCGACGGGCAGCTGGTGGGCGGCTTGTACGGCGTGCACGTCGGCGGCGCCTTCTTCGGCGAGAGCATGTTCAGCCGCCCCGAGACGGGCGGGCGCGACGCCTCGAAGGTGTGTCTGGTGCGGCTCGTCGAGTGGCTGCGCGCGGGCCGCTTCCACCTGCTCGACACCCAGTTCAAGACGCCGCACCTGGCGCGCTTCGGCTGCGTGGAGATCCCGCGCGGAGAGTATCTCGAGCGGCTCGCGCAGGCGCTCGAGCGCCGCGGGCGCTGGCCGCACGAGCCACCTCCGCCCCAGGGCCGCGACTTCAAGTAGCTTCGGGGCGGTTCCGATGCGAGCCCATGGCGAGCTTCATGGCGATGGTCGTCGCCTCGCTCGTGGGGCTCGGGCTGCGCGACCCGTTGGACGGGCTGTTCGGCGTGGTGCCCGGCGAGGCGCTCGGGCTGGTCGTCGGCTTGGTGGTGTACTTCTACGCGCGCCGCTGGCTTCGCGAGCTGCGCGGAGAGTGAGTCGACCTAGCGCTCGGGATCGAACTCGATGCGCATTTCCTTCACGCCGTTGATGAAGTTCGAGCGCAGGCGGCGCGGCGGCGCGGCCAGGCGCGGGTTCTTCAGGCGCCTCAGCATCTCCTGGAAGATCACGGTCAGCTCGAGCCGCGCGAGGTTCGCGCCCAGGCAGTAGTGCTCGCCGATGCCGAACGCGAGGTGCTCGTTCTCCCGGCGCGTCACGTCGAAGCGGTCGGGGCTCGCGAACACGTCCTCGTCGCGGTTCGCCGACGGGTACCACATGACCACCTTGTCGCCCTCGCGGATCTTGCGCCCGCGGAGCTCCGTGTCTTGCGTCGCGGTGCGGCGGAAGTGATGCACCGCGGGGTCGAAGCGCACGAACTCCTCGACCGCGCCCGGCACGAGTGAGGGGTCGTTGGCCAGCATGCGCAGCTGGTCCGGATGGTCGAGCAGCGCCTTCATGCCGTTGGTCGTGACGGTGCGCGTGGTCTCGTTGCCGGCCACGAGCAGGAGCAGGAAGAACGAGCAGAACTCGAGCTCGGTCAGCTTCTCGCCGTCGATCTCCACGTTCATGAGCGTGGTGGTGAGGTTGTCCGCGGGGTGATTGCGGTAGTACTCCGCCAGCTTCATGGCGAAGCCGAACATCTGCGCCGAGGCCGCGCGCGCGTCTTCCTCGGTGTTCTGATACTCCGGATCGTCGAAGCCGATCAGCTTGTTCGACAGCTCGAAGATCAGCTTGCGGTCTTCCTGCGGCACTCCGACCAGCTCGCAGATCACCTGCAGCGGCAGCTCGGCGGCGAGCTCCTCCACGAACTCACACTCGCCGCGGTGCGCGACCTGGTCGACGATGCGCTTCGAGAGCGCGCGCAGATACGGCTCCTGTTTCGCCGTCATCTGCGGCGTGAAGCCGCGCTGCACCATGCGCCGGAACTTCACGTGCTGCGGCGGATCCATGTTGAGCATGATCATGCGCATGCCCATGAGCGCGGCCTCGTCGCGGTCGGGGATGTTCGTGCCGCCGCGCCACGACGAGAACAAGAGCGGGTTGCGCGAGACGTGCTTCAGGTCCTCGTACTTGGTCACGCACCAGAAGCCGCGTCCGCCGGGGGTCTGCTCCTTGTGCCAGTGGACCGGGTCCTCGCGCCGCAGCTCCTTGAACCAGTGGTGCGGGGTGCCCGCGACGAAGTTGTCCGGATTGTCGAGGTCGATGTGTTCGAGGGCCAACGGACGTCCTCCAGCGTGCGCGATTAGAACACGTTCTACTCGCACTGGCAACCGTTCGGTCGATTGAGAGCAGCCCGATCGCGTGTTCCAATCGTGGCATGCCGAGCCCCCACGCGATCGTCGAGCGCGACGGACACGTCCTGGTCGTGACCTTGAACCGGCCCGAGGCGAAGAACGCCCTCTCGCCCGACATGTTGTGGCGTTTGTACGAGGCGTGGCGGCTGCTCGACAGCGACTCCGAGCTGCGCTGCGCCGTGCTCACCGGCGCGGGCGGCACGTTCTGCGCCGGCGCCGACTTGAAGACGATGGGACGCGAGCAGCCGGACGCGGAAATGCAGAAGCGCATGCAGGAGGTGCCCGACCTGCACTGGCAGGCGCTGTTGCGGCACAACCGGCCGATGAAGCCGATCATCGCTGCGGTCGAGGGCTACGCGGTGGCCGGAGGCACCGAGATACTCCAGGGCACCGACATCCGCGTCGCAGGAGACAGCGCGACCTTCGGAGTCACCGAGGCCAAGCGCGGGCTGTTCCCGCTGGGCGGCTCGACCGTCCGCCTGCGCCGGCAGATCCCGTACACGCTCGCGGCCGAGATCCTGCTCACCGCGCGCCACGTGAGCGCGCAGGAGGCCAAGGAGTTCGGCCTGATCGGGCGCGTCGTGCCGGCCGGCTCCGCGCTCGAGGAGGCGCGCAAGATCGCGGCGCAGATCTGCGAGAACGGCCCGCTCTCGGTGCAGGCGATCTTGAAGTCACTGCGCACGCTCGACGAGTCAGTCCCCGAAGCGGTCGCGCTCGAGAAGGAGCTCGAGCTCGGCTGGCCCGTGTTCGCCAGCGAAGACGCGAAGGAGGGACCGCGCGCCTTCGCCGAGAAGCGCAAGCCCGTCTACAAGGGGCGCTAGGCCCCGCGACTCACTGACCCGCGGGCGGGGTCGAGGCGAGCACCTCGCCGATGCGCTCCAGATGGCGGGCGGCGGAGCCGAGCGTGAGCTCGATCTGCCGCGTCCACAGATAGGAGCGGTGCAAGGGGTAGTCGAGGTCGACGCCGATGCCGCCGTGCAGGTGCTGCGCAGCGTAGGTCGAGAAGTTGCCGCCGTCGGCGGCCCAGATCTTCGCGACCGAGACCGCGAGCGCCGCGGGCCGGCCCTCGGCCAGCAGGAAGGCGGCCTGCTGCATGGTGAGCCGCATGGCTTCGATGTTCACGTACGCGTCGCCCGCGCGCTGGTGCACGGCCTGGAAGCTGCCGATCGGCCGGTCGAACTGCTTGCGCTCCGAGGTGTAGGCGGCGGTCATGCGCAGCGCCCGGTCGGCCACGCCGACCTGCATGGCGCACAGGCCGGTCACCGCGCGCTCGCCGATCCAGCGCGCGATCTCGCGCCCGCGCGCGATCGTGCCCAGCAGGTCCTGTGACTTCGCCTTGGTGCGGCGCAGCGTGAGCGTCGCGACCGGCTCGCGGCTCGTGACTCGCTGGGGCTCGAGCTTCACGCCTGGCGCGTTCGGGTCGATCCAGAACCAGCCGATGCGGCCCTGGCCGGTCGCGGCCGGCACCAGCACGCGCGCCGCGTGCTGGGCGATCGGCACCGTGAGCTTGGTGCCGGTGAGTCGCCAGCCCGCGCCGTCGCGCTCGGCGCGCGTCGAGGGGCGCTCGAGGTCGTCGGAATCGGGCTCTTCGAGCGCGGCGGTGAGCAGCGTCTCGCCCGAGATCACGCCCGGGAGCCAGCTCTTCTTCTGCTCGGCCGAGCCGAACTGCGCCAGTGGCAGCGCACCCAGCACGACCGTGGCGAAGTAGGGCACCGGCGCCACCGTGCGGCCGACCTCTTCGAGCACGAGACACAGCTCGAAGAAGCCCAGGCCGCTGCCGCCGAACTCCTCGGGCAGGCAGGCGCCCACCAGGTTCGCCTCGGCCAGCGCGCGCCACAGCTCGCGGTCGATGCCGTCGGCGCTGGCCTCGATCGCCTTCAGGCGCTCGTGGGTCGCGCGGTCCTGCAGGATCTTGCGCGCCAGCTCGACGAGTGACTTCTGGTCTTCCGAGAGTGCGAAGTTCATCGCGCGCTCACCCCTTGTAGTGCGGCATCTGCAGGCCGGCCATCGCGATGATGTCGCGCTGCACCTCGTTGGTGCCGCCTCCGAAGGTCAGGATCAGCGCCGAGCGGTACATGCGCTCCAGCCGCCCGGCCAGCACGGCGCCCGGCGAGCGCCGGTTGATCGCCGCCGCGGGGCCGATCACCTCCATCAGCAGCCGGTAGGCCTCGACGAAGAACTCACTGGCGTAGACCTTCACGGTCGAGGCCTCGGCCGGGTGCAGCCGCGAGTGAGTCAGCGTCCAGGCCTGCTTCCACAGCATGAGCCGCAGCGCCTCGGCGCCCGCGTAGCAGCGCGCGAGGTTGCGGCGCACGAACGGCTGGTCGATCACACGCCGGCCGTCGGCGAGCTTGGTCGACTGCGCCCAGCGGCGCACGTCGTCGGAGAGCCTCTCGAACGGCCCGATCGGGAACAGCGACACGCGCTCGTGGTTGAGCTGACTCGTGATCAGGCCCCAGCCGT is a window encoding:
- a CDS encoding cytochrome P450 encodes the protein MALEHIDLDNPDNFVAGTPHHWFKELRREDPVHWHKEQTPGGRGFWCVTKYEDLKHVSRNPLLFSSWRGGTNIPDRDEAALMGMRMIMLNMDPPQHVKFRRMVQRGFTPQMTAKQEPYLRALSKRIVDQVAHRGECEFVEELAAELPLQVICELVGVPQEDRKLIFELSNKLIGFDDPEYQNTEEDARAASAQMFGFAMKLAEYYRNHPADNLTTTLMNVEIDGEKLTELEFCSFFLLLLVAGNETTRTVTTNGMKALLDHPDQLRMLANDPSLVPGAVEEFVRFDPAVHHFRRTATQDTELRGRKIREGDKVVMWYPSANRDEDVFASPDRFDVTRRENEHLAFGIGEHYCLGANLARLELTVIFQEMLRRLKNPRLAAPPRRLRSNFINGVKEMRIEFDPER
- a CDS encoding acyl-CoA dehydrogenase family protein; the protein is MNFALSEDQKSLVELARKILQDRATHERLKAIEASADGIDRELWRALAEANLVGACLPEEFGGSGLGFFELCLVLEEVGRTVAPVPYFATVVLGALPLAQFGSAEQKKSWLPGVISGETLLTAALEEPDSDDLERPSTRAERDGAGWRLTGTKLTVPIAQHAARVLVPAATGQGRIGWFWIDPNAPGVKLEPQRVTSREPVATLTLRRTKAKSQDLLGTIARGREIARWIGERAVTGLCAMQVGVADRALRMTAAYTSERKQFDRPIGSFQAVHQRAGDAYVNIEAMRLTMQQAAFLLAEGRPAALAVSVAKIWAADGGNFSTYAAQHLHGGIGVDLDYPLHRSYLWTRQIELTLGSAARHLERIGEVLASTPPAGQ
- a CDS encoding crotonase/enoyl-CoA hydratase family protein, with the protein product MPSPHAIVERDGHVLVVTLNRPEAKNALSPDMLWRLYEAWRLLDSDSELRCAVLTGAGGTFCAGADLKTMGREQPDAEMQKRMQEVPDLHWQALLRHNRPMKPIIAAVEGYAVAGGTEILQGTDIRVAGDSATFGVTEAKRGLFPLGGSTVRLRRQIPYTLAAEILLTARHVSAQEAKEFGLIGRVVPAGSALEEARKIAAQICENGPLSVQAILKSLRTLDESVPEAVALEKELELGWPVFASEDAKEGPRAFAEKRKPVYKGR